The genomic segment GAGGAGCTTCACCGCCTTGGCCGTCTTGGTGATGGCCTCGGAGGAGTCGTCCAGGACGAGGGGCACCTCGGGGACGGACTCGACGTGGTGGCCGCGAGCCATGAGGAGGGAGGggaccgcggaggcggcgagcgcggagcaGACGGCGTAGCGCTTCTGCTTGAGGTTCACGCGCCTGTGCCACCTGCGCCAGGTCTGGGGAGCGAGGGGGGAGGTATTGGGGGGGGGGCGGGAGGGTCAGATTGGATTTCAGCAACCCTAAAAAACCTGCGGAGAATAAATAGCGggatcgcgcgggtcgcggcggcgagcgcgtgatggtggacgcgagcggtCACGCGGTCAGCGGATGCGACGGACGATGCATCCGCGATATCCTCGAACCGGGTCCGCgtccgttcgcgccgcggaccgccTCTGATGTTCCGGACGCGGGCCCTCGGAgggtgcgtcgcgcccgaaAAACCCTAACGCGATGGGCAAAGGCGCACCTTGGTGGGGGCGAACatgcgaccgccgcggcacaTGTTTCCGAACGCACCCTGGCCCGCGCGGTGGGTACCACCACCGGGGACACGAGGAATGCGGGAGACGGCGCGACCGGTACCCCaggactcggcggcggtctggTGACCGGCGCGCTTGTTCACGGCGTACGCCTGGCGGTTGTTCTTGTTGAGGCCGGTGTGAACGGCGTTCACGATGTCCGGACGGATGGGGGAGAGGAAGACCTCGGGGAGCTGCACGGTGTCAGCAGAGCCCTgcaccgcgacggtgggGAGAGCAGCAGGCATGTTGCTTGTTAATCCGGGGGTCGAGACGCGCTCCGGGCTACTTGAAGAGGGCGAGCCGACCCATCATCTCCGGCTTTTAGCAGCAGTCCGCTTTTCCAACAGCGAACGAAAAGGCGACGAAAATCGGAGAAGACAAAAGAAGAACTTCGCCAGACTGCCGCTCGTGTCCTCTTAACCGCGAACTCGTTAAATGCGTTCATTTTCTGACCGCGTCGCCAGTGGCGACGGGAAGGAACGAGGAAATCGAACGACCGCGACTTCGACTCGCCCACCAGATCGTGCCGTCCAGCCTCTCCCCACTTCGCCACCTCGacccgcacgcgcccgcATCGacatggacgtcgacgccttcgtcgcggcgagcgacgcgtacCCGATCCCGAcgtcccccgacggcgcgcccatcCGGTTCTCCTACGGCACCGCCGGCTTCCGCACCCGGGGCGATgtgctcgcgtccaccgtgTTCCGCTGCGgagcggtcgcggcggtgcgatcGGCGGTGACCGGCCGCGCCACCGGCATCGTGGTCACCGCGAGCCACAACCCCGAGCGCGACAACGGCGTCAAGCTGGTCGACTGCGACGGTGGGATGCTCCCGGTGGCGTGGGAGCggcacgcggaggcgctcgccaacgCTCCGGGGTGGGACGCGATGCgagccgcgatcgcgacgatgcgaacgcccgccgaggcgcacCTCCCGAAGCACGCGCATCCCCCGGCacacgccgcggacccgcccccgccgcacgTCTTCCTCGCGAGGGACACCCGGCCCACCggcccggcgctcgcggcggcggccaaagCCGGCGCGGAGGCCATCGGCGCCTCCGTCACCGACCTCGGGCTCATGACCACCCCGCAGCTCCACTACGTCGTGTACGCGTCGCATCGAGGATGgccgagcgccgaggcggattacttcgcgaggctcgcgcgcgggttccgtcGCATGGTCGCCGGGGgaacgaacgacgacgacgaacgacggTCCATCGTCGTGGACTGCGCCaacggcgtgggcgccgcgaagctcgccgccctcgcggaagCCATCGGACAATCATCTTCCGACGGCTGTGTCTTGTCGATGGATCTTCGcaacgtcgcgggcgagtcgGGGTCGCTGAACAATTCGGTGGGTGCGGATTACGTCCAGAAGGAGaaacgcgcccccgcgcacggCTCGTTCGAGACGTTGGGACCGTCGCAGCGCTGCGTcagcgtcgacggcgacgccgacagGCTCGTGTACTTTCGGAAGAAGCCGGACGGCTCGAACGAAAACTCGGTGGAGctcttcgacggcgacaagatcgccgcgctcgtggcgacgcgcgtcgcggacctgCTGAGACGATGCGCCCCCTTGAACGCGTTCGACCACCCGCCCCTGCGCGTGGGCGTCGTGCAGACCGCGTACGCCAacggcgcgtccaccgcgtacATAACgaacgtcctcggcgtcgaatGCGCGTGCGCCAACACGGGGGTTAAGTTTTTACACCCCGAGGCGGAAAAGTTCGACGTTGGGGTCTACTTCGAGGCGAACG from the Micromonas commoda chromosome 15, complete sequence genome contains:
- a CDS encoding predicted protein, with the translated sequence MDVDAFVAASDAYPIPTSPDGAPIRFSYGTAGFRTRGDVLASTVFRCGAVAAVRSAVTGRATGIVVTASHNPERDNGVKLVDCDGGMLPVAWERHAEALANAPGWDAMRAAIATMRTPAEAHLPKHAHPPAHAADPPPPHVFLARDTRPTGPALAAAAKAGAEAIGASVTDLGLMTTPQLHYVVYASHRGWPSAEADYFARLARGFRRMVAGGTNDDDERRSIVVDCANGVGAAKLAALAEAIGQSSSDGCVLSMDLRNVAGESGSLNNSVGADYVQKEKRAPAHGSFETLGPSQRCVSVDGDADRLVYFRKKPDGSNENSVELFDGDKIAALVATRVADLLRRCAPLNAFDHPPLRVGVVQTAYANGASTAYITNVLGVECACANTGVKFLHPEAEKFDVGVYFEANGHGTAVFSDATIERIDAAIERVDAGADGGGRSSIEQCTDAVAALRELKAMTEAINPAVGDALSGILVVEAVLLAKGWGLTEWGNMYADLPSRQVKVTVLDRSVISVTNAERVAVTPAGMQAAIDQAVGRHGAHARAFARPSGTEDIVRVYAEAATEAGAAELAREVCGIVYDFAGGVGDRP